A single region of the Lycium barbarum isolate Lr01 chromosome 2, ASM1917538v2, whole genome shotgun sequence genome encodes:
- the LOC132628588 gene encoding uncharacterized protein LOC132628588: protein MNGAVKAANKNIKKILRKITDSHRQWHEKLPYALLGYQAVIPAEVKTPSLRIIQDVGLDDADCIHSRHEQLMIIDEKRMDVVCHGQLYQNRMSKAFNKRVRPKKFEPGQLVLKRIFPHQDKAKGKFAPNWQGPYMVHRVLLGGALILA, encoded by the exons ATGAATGGAGCTGTCAAGGCAGcaaataagaacatcaagaagatATTGAGGAAGATAACAGACAGTCACAGGCAGTGGCATGAAAAGTTGCCATACGCTTTGCTTGGTTACC AAGCTGTGATACCCGCAGAAGTAAAGACACCTTCTCTGAGGATTATCCAAGATGTTGGTTTGGACGATGCAGATTGCATACATAGCAGACACGAACAGTTGATGATTATTGATGAGAAAAGGATGGATGTTGTCTGTCATGGTCAGCTTTATCAGAACAGGATGTCCAAGGCATTTAACAAGAGAGTAAGGCCTAAGAAATTCGAGCCAGGGCAGTTGGTTTTAAAGCGAATATTTCCTCATCAGGACAAagctaaagggaaattcgcaccaAATTGGCAAGGTCCATACATGGTTCATCGAGTGCTTTTAGGAGGAGCATTGATCTTGGCATAA